One genomic window of Motacilla alba alba isolate MOTALB_02 chromosome 3, Motacilla_alba_V1.0_pri, whole genome shotgun sequence includes the following:
- the KIF3C gene encoding kinesin-like protein KIF3C: protein MAGKPRSGCEALRVVARCRPMSRREEAAGYERVLELDVKLGQVSIRNPRAAPGELPKTFTFDAVYDASSKQADLYDETVRPLIDSVLQGFNGTVFAYGQTGTGKTYTMQGAWAEPEKRGIIPSAFEHIFTHISRSQNQQYLVRASYLEIYQEEIRDLLAKDQSKKLELKENPETGVYIKDLSSFVTKNVKEIEHVMNLGSQTRSVGSTNMNEHSSRSHAIFLITIECSETGPDGEEHIRVGKLNLVDLAGSERQNKMGSHGERPKEASKINLSLSALGNVISALVDGRSTHIPYRDSKLTRLLQDSLGGNAKTIMVATLGPASHSYDESLSTLRFANRAKNIKNKPRVNEDPKDTLLREFQEEIVRLKAQLEKRGMLGKKRRRSSRRKKAVDGEGTVDNEGEDENEDGLEKTMENYLKEQKERLEEEKAAIQDDHSLVSEEKQKLLQEKEKMIEDLRKEQEATELLAIKYKVRVVTPMVTNGVPAVPPACGLDGNGSQAGSLGEVSRQGPPRAAPGSGVGLGWGGPQTCVGTLWGPVWELQGVAGKGHRGEGHWWHECAVLRSCPLRHNKAARVGRGSDESDAADSSLLASGVSPGLGLGTRGTCPQFCPAPGSQWALWGWAGLASLQGPPSPSPPQILPTSPSQSRVHGGTTAGSGMLRGLVLRVRGATAVPGVWAAPPPAPALLLSPFPPARGGHGAGTTVPEHSDSRAQIPPVPEGRSLL, encoded by the coding sequence atggccgGTAAGCCCCGCAGCGGCTGCGAGGCGCTCCGGGTGGTGGCCCGGTGCCGGCCCATGAGCCggcgggaggaggcggcgggATACGAGCGCGTCCTGGAGCTGGACGTGAAGCTGGGCCAGGTGAGCATCCGCAacccccgcgccgcccccgggGAGCTGCCCAAGACCTTCACCTTCGACGCCGTGTACGACGCCAGCTCCAAGCAGGCCGACCTGTACGATGAGACGGTGCGGCCGCTCATCGACTCGGTGCTGCAGGGCTTCAACGGCACCGTCTTCGCCTACGGCCAGACCGGCACCGGCAAGACCTACACCATGCAGGGCGCCTGGGCGGAGCCCGAGAAGCGCGGCATCATCCCCAGCGCCTTCGAGCACATCTTCACCCACATCTCCCGCTCGCAGAACCAGCAGTACCTGGTGAGGGCCTCGTACCTGGAGATCTACCAGGAGGAGATCAGGGACCTCCTCGCCAAGGACCAGAGCAAGAagctggagctgaaggagaacCCCGAGACCGGGGTGTACATCAAGGACCTCTCCTCTTTTGTGACCAAGAACGTCAAGGAGATCGAGCACGTGATGAACCTGGGCAGCCAGACGCGCTCCGTGGGCAGCACCAACATGAACGAGCACAGCTCGCGCTCCCACGCCATCTTCCTGATCACCATCGAGTGCAGCGAGACGGGGCCGGACGGCGAGGAGCACATCCGCGTGGGCAAGCTCAACCTCGTGGACCTGGCCGGCAGCGAGCGCCAGAACAAAATGGGGAGCCACGGAGAGCGCCCCAAGGAAGCCTCCAAGATCAACCTCTCCCTCTCGGCCCTGGGCAACGTCATCTCGGCGCTGGTGGACGGGCGGAGCACGCACATCCCCTACCGGGACTCCAAGCTCACCCGCCTGCTGCAGGACTCCCTCGGGGGCAACGCCAAGACAATCATGGTGGCCACCTTGGGCCCGGCCTCCCACAGCTACGACGAGAGCCTCTCCACCCTCAGGTTCGCCAACAGGGCCAAGAACATCAAGAACAAGCCGCGGGTGAACGAGGACCCCAAGGACACCTTGCTGCGGGAGTTTCAGGAGGAGATCGTCCGGCTGAAAGCGCAGCTGGAGAAACGCGGGATGCTTGgcaagaagaggaggaggagcagccgGAGGAAGAAAGCAGTGGATGGAGAGGGCACCGTGGACAATGAAGGGGAGGATGAGAATGAGGATGGCCTGGAGAAGACCATGGAGAATTACTtgaaggagcagaaggagaggctggaagaggagaaagcCGCTATCCAGGATGACCACAGCCTGGTGagtgaggagaagcagaagctgctccaggagaaggagaagatgATAGAGGACCTGcggaaggagcaggaggccaCGGAGCTGCTGGCCATCAAGTACAAGGTTCGTGTTGTCACCCCCATGGTGACAAATGGGgtgcctgctgtgcccccagcctgtggtCTGGATGGGAATGGATCCCAAGCAGGGAGCCTGGGGGAGGTGTCCAGGCAGGGTCCCCcaagggcagccccaggctccggcgtggggctgggctggggtggcccTCAGACCTGTGTGGGGACGCTGTGGGGACctgtgtgggagctgcagggggtgGCAGGGAAGGGCCACAGGGGAGAGGGTCACTGGTGGCACGAGTGTGCCGTGCTCCGCTCTTGTCCTCTTCGGCACAACAAAGCAGCTCGGGTGGGAAGGGGGAGTGATGAGAGTGATGCTGCAGATTCGTCCCTGCTGGCCTCGGGAgtgagcccagggctggggctggggacacggggcaccTGCCCCCAGTTCTGTCCAGCCCCTGGCTCCCAGTGGGCTCTGTGGGGATGGGCAGGCCTGGCATCCCTGCAGGGACCCccatccccctccccaccccaaatccttccTACCTCCCCAAGCCAGAGCAGGGTGCATGGGGGCaccactgctggctcagggatgctcaggggtTTGGTGCTGAGGGTGAGAGGGGCCACGGCTGTGCCAGGGGTCTGGGCTgcacctcctcctgccccagccctgctgctgtcccccttccctcctgctcgTGGTGGTCATGGGGCTGGGACCACAGTCCCAGAA